A genomic window from Clostridium cylindrosporum DSM 605 includes:
- a CDS encoding threonine/serine exporter family protein encodes MNKVENEELVIKCILLVGTLLMKSGSETYRVQDTMRDIALSKGFNNSRITVTSTKVIFLPGTNYESKTIKVTKRITDLEKISRINSVSLNLIKSKITIKEAYNALLYIDKTNISLPIFAQVVLPALASGGFIVLFQGKYIDIPAAILAGGLGYGTFLMLFKLTNIKFISDFIASVVIALVALGATKYGLGTDIEKIIVGSVMPLVPGITIANGVRDLVTGHFVVAMPRCAESCLTALAVGSGIASVVVF; translated from the coding sequence ATGAATAAAGTAGAAAATGAAGAATTGGTGATAAAGTGTATTTTACTAGTAGGAACTTTACTAATGAAAAGTGGATCAGAGACCTATAGGGTTCAGGATACTATGAGAGATATTGCGCTTTCTAAGGGGTTTAATAATTCCAGAATAACTGTTACCTCTACGAAAGTTATTTTTTTACCAGGTACTAACTATGAATCAAAAACTATTAAGGTTACAAAACGAATAACGGACCTTGAAAAGATTTCACGTATTAATTCTGTCTCTCTTAATTTAATAAAGTCTAAGATAACTATAAAAGAAGCTTATAACGCTTTGCTTTATATAGATAAAACAAACATTTCACTACCTATTTTTGCACAAGTAGTTTTGCCGGCACTTGCTAGTGGAGGTTTTATAGTTTTATTTCAAGGTAAATATATTGATATTCCAGCTGCTATACTTGCAGGAGGACTTGGATATGGAACATTTCTTATGCTTTTTAAGCTAACAAATATAAAATTTATATCAGATTTTATAGCTTCAGTTGTTATTGCATTAGTGGCATTAGGAGCAACAAAATATGGCTTAGGGACAGATATAGAAAAGATTATTGTTGGTTCTGTTATGCCATTAGTACCAGGTATCACTATTGCAAATGGAGTAAGGGATTTAGTAACAGGGCATTTTGTTGTGGCTATGCCAAGATGTGCAGAGTCTTGTCTTACTGCTTTAGCTGTTGGTTCAGGGATAGCTTCTGTAGTAGTATTTTAA
- a CDS encoding threonine/serine exporter family protein yields the protein MDWFMQGIGSFLAAVGISVVFNAPAKFLVNCGVLGIMGWMTSYILIKNSVNIYPASFAGAFIVGILAHVLASYFKMPTILFNVAGIIPLVPGGMAYEAMHSIASNKYIEGLQYAANVSVLSAVIVVGLVFADVLIKLISSIKYRLKRVV from the coding sequence ATGGATTGGTTTATGCAAGGGATAGGTAGCTTTCTAGCGGCAGTTGGAATCTCTGTAGTTTTTAATGCACCTGCAAAATTTCTAGTAAACTGCGGTGTATTAGGAATAATGGGGTGGATGACTTCCTATATACTTATAAAAAATTCAGTTAATATATATCCAGCTTCATTTGCAGGGGCATTTATAGTTGGAATTTTAGCCCATGTTTTAGCGAGTTACTTTAAAATGCCAACAATCCTCTTTAATGTTGCTGGGATTATACCTTTAGTTCCAGGGGGAATGGCATATGAAGCTATGCACTCGATTGCCTCAAATAAATATATTGAAGGGCTACAGTATGCAGCAAATGTAAGTGTATTATCAGCTGTAATTGTTGTAGGACTAGTATTTGCGGATGTGTTAATTAAATTAATAAGTTCGATTAAATATAGATTGAAAAGAGTGGTATAG